The Gymnogyps californianus isolate 813 chromosome 5, ASM1813914v2, whole genome shotgun sequence DNA segment GGGCTGTCTGGCAGCACCCCAGCGAGGCCAGTGGGACCCTTTGGGGTACACAGAGGCAGTGGGGACATGTcacatccccccccccaagcaccCAGGCGAGTACACGGTCTCCACAGCCCCCTCCCACGCTGACCTGGCACAGCCTTTCTGCCACagatttatttctaaaacaaggAAGCTCACACAATGGCAGggtctgcaggagctggggggtTCTCGGGGGTGGCCCAGGCACCACCGGCTGCAGTGGGAGCCATGGCCACAGCACGGGGCTCCCCCGGGGTCACCTCAGGGTCCCCCACCCGGTGCCCACTCCGGTAGCGCCGCACAGAGCGGTAGCAGCCAGCCATGCCCACGGCGGTGAGGATGGAGCACATGGCCACCATGGCCAACGTGGTGCCGGGGACGGGGACAGCCGGCCCTGCGGGGAGAGGCAGCGGGGTGAGGGGGACAGCAGGGTCACCCCAGCCACCCCCCCAACACCGTGGGGCAGCTCGCACTCACCCGAGTCCCTCTTCTCCCCCCGCACCACGGGGACCGAGGGGCGGCGAGGCGGTGCCGTGCTGGGTTCCAGCGCGGTGGGGAGCCCCGTGGGGGCCGGGGACGAGCTGGGCAGAGCCGAGAGCAGCCCCAGGGGACCGAGGCGGACGCTGGCTTCTCCCAGGAGCCCTGCAAGGAGAAGCCCATCAGGCACCGCTAAGCACAGGCATCCCCCATAGGGCTCATGGATCTCACCGAGGGGGGGTTCTCTTACCTCCGCTGCCGGCCAGccggcgctgccgccggccccCGCAGCCGGCTGGAGAGCCGCAGCACGAGCAGTCGGCCCCATCCGGGGAGCGCCAGGCGGCTGCCACACGGTCGTAGGAACAGGCTTTGCCGGAGGTGCCGCCAGCCCCCTCTGCCACAGCCTTCAGGTGACAGCGGAGGTAGATCTGCAGGGACAAGCGTCCTCCTGCCTCACCACCTGAGCTGGCCCAACGGCTCTCCACCCATCACCCCCAGccacccccctccccgcactggtgggtgggtgggtgtcaCCCCGCACCCCCAGACCCCGCTGGGAACCGACCTGGCTGCCGGAGGCGTTTGGAAAGAGGAAGGTGTCCAGCTGGAAGCGGAGGAAGCGATCTCCACGCCGGGGTAGGAAGCGGGAACGACCAAGCTGCCCATCCAGCAGGCATCTGCCGGGATGGGAAACGGGATGAGATGGGCACTGccaacttcccccccccccgggctctGCCACCGCCCGCACGGTCCCGGCGAGGAAGGAGAGCGACAATTCAGGATGGCAGCCACCACCCCGTGCCCAGCCCCGGCGCTCACCCGTTGTCAGCGATGACCTCGTATTTCAGCCGCGCCGGCGCGCTCGGGCTGGCCACGCACTCGTCCACGAAGACCCTCAGGGGCAGGCGAGGGTCGGTGCTCACCGACGCCTCGATGTTGATCGGCTCCCCCAGGGAATAGGTGGGCTGGCGCAGGCGGGATGACCAGGTACCTGGAAAGCACATGGCTGTGGCTGCCCCGAGCATCACCCTGGGGCCCTGGCCAGGCAGGGGGGGACTGttccccccccacacacacacaggggaACGAGGGGGTCTGGGGCTCCCCCACTCACTGTCATACACATCCAGGGCGAAGCGCAAGCGTCTCCGGTGAGCAACGGTGGAACCGAAGGTGACCCAGTTGGGCTGGATGGCCCCGGATGAAACACTGCCCGTCCTGCACCACAGAGCATCCTCGAGAGGGGTTACAGGCTCccgggagcaggcagggcacccCTGCCTGCCACGTCCCCCCACGGGTGGGCACCCTCCCTGCCCAGGATGGGCTGGTGGACCTGGCACCGAGGGGTCCCGTCGTGGAGCACACCCAGGGAGCGTGGGTACACGGGGCTCAGCCGGTTCCCCACTTACCTGGGGTAGTAACAGTCCACGGGGAGGGAGAAGGGTCTGGCACGAGCCACGGGCCCCCCGGCCGAGGGGCGGTAGTGGAGGACGTTGCTGTAGCGGATGCTGTccgggaggagctgggggaaaTGAGCAGACATGGGGCTGGAGGTGTCACCTGGCTCAGAGCGAGtgtcccctccctgtccccagcaccccGGGAGGGGTGCTGCACGCCCAGGAGCCAGAAAGCTCCTCGGCGCACGGCAAAAGCCATGTTTCAGATCATCGGTAACGGCCTCGCTCACTTTAACCGGCGCTCCCACAATGGGTGGTTGTCCCCGTGGGTGCTGCCGGGGGCCCTCCCCATAGGGACCATGCCAGGGGGACGGCAGGACCCCGGGGGTCCAACCCTGGAGCTCACCCAACACGTGGGCGCAGTGACAACAATGGCACGGGCACCTCGGGGAGACGGGTGGTTGTGGACGACCCACCACGCCTGTCCCACGTGGTTTCCTTCTCAGCCACGGAGGCTTCGGCAGTCACGGCCAAGGATGCCCTGACGCTGTCCCTCCCTGGTGGGACAtggtgtgtgtccccccccgtCTCCTTCCATCCTACGCCCGCCCCAAGGAGGACCACGCTGCCGCAGCACCTCCGTCAGAGACCCGTGGTCACCCCTGGCTCCTCACCTCCAGGGTGGTCCCGCAGCTCACGAGCGGGTGCTCCAGCCGGTACCCATCCCCGTCAGCGGCGGTCACCCCACAGCCGGCTCCCAGTGTCAGCTCCCCACCGGCCACACGGCTCCCCAGGAGGCCGGCCGGCACCGCCACGGAGAGCCACGTGTGGCCACATGTAACAGAGACTGTGGCAGGGCGAGGAGAAGGAGGGCTGAGCCAGCTCGCTGGGGACCCCcaggctgcctgctcccagggGAGCAAGCCAGGCAAGCCCCCGGCGCAGATTTCCCCTCGAGTTCCCCCATTTTAGCATTTACAGCCTCggggaggacagggaaggaggTGGCCCCAGGGGGCTGAGCTGCTTTGTGCTGTCACCCCAAGGCACCGATGTGGCCGTGAGGCTCCTGAAGGGTCCCCACGGGGAGACGGAGGGGACGCAGGACCCACCCCAGGGCTTCCCTGCCCCTGGATCCGACCTCTCAGCCCCAAGCTTGGTGCTTGAGCAGGAGCCTGACCTACAGACCTGCCCTGCCTGAGCTGGAGAGGAGACCGtggtcctcctcttcctcctccgcTAGCAACCAGGCATCACCCGTGCCCACCACCCCACAGCAAACAGCCGTGCCCAAGGCAGAGGCAcgcagcagcccagcctggggggGGCACTGCccattcccccctccccagggaggGCAACCAGACCCAGCACgactccccccctccccaaaaacaGCCCCTTACCTGGGGCATCCTGCGCCCAGGCTGCAGCCACAAGAAAGAGCACAAACCACCTTCTCCTGAGAGCCTGCATCgtgatggaggaggaagaggaggaggaagaagggcagGCCCCCACCGATGGCTTTTACACCTGGGATGAGGTCGGCGGCCGCAGCTCTCCCAATGGGAGACCGGgtggtccctgcagccccacgcCCAGCCCCTCGCACCCACCTGGGGCCCGTCTCCGCagagctctcctcctcccaggggGAAAACCAAGGGTCCCGGaccctgtccctgtccttgcTCCGGTTCTGTTCCTTCCCCTGGTCCTGGTCCCTGCTCCGGCCTCGGTCCCTGTCCCTCCTTAAGGGGTGATGGAGAAGGTGGGGGTCAATCTTTGGCCGCGCGCTGCCCTCC contains these protein-coding regions:
- the LOC127016471 gene encoding zona pellucida sperm-binding protein 3-like, with the protein product MQALRRRWFVLFLVAAAWAQDAPVSVTCGHTWLSVAVPAGLLGSRVAGGELTLGAGCGVTAADGDGYRLEHPLVSCGTTLELLPDSIRYSNVLHYRPSAGGPVARARPFSLPVDCYYPRTGSVSSGAIQPNWVTFGSTVAHRRRLRFALDVYDSTWSSRLRQPTYSLGEPINIEASVSTDPRLPLRVFVDECVASPSAPARLKYEVIADNGCLLDGQLGRSRFLPRRGDRFLRFQLDTFLFPNASGSQIYLRCHLKAVAEGAGGTSGKACSYDRVAAAWRSPDGADCSCCGSPAGCGGRRQRRLAGSGGLLGEASVRLGPLGLLSALPSSSPAPTGLPTALEPSTAPPRRPSVPVVRGEKRDSGPAVPVPGTTLAMVAMCSILTAVGMAGCYRSVRRYRSGHRVGDPEVTPGEPRAVAMAPTAAGGAWATPENPPAPADPAIV